The genome window AAGCTCCCTCAAAGTTTTCAGGTCCTACACGGATCGTACCAAGCAAGTTGGAGCTGATAAATGCCGTGTACGTCAATTGAGGGGTTACTGGCGGATCGAAGTCACTTGCCGAGAACGTAATTACCTGAGGTGCCAATACACTTAAATTGAAAGTTGAAGTTGCCGAATATATAACTGGGTCTGTTGACAAAGTTCCTCTGACAATCGTAATCGTTATACCCACGAGTGCCAGTGGCAGTTGCACAGATACCGTTCCCGTAAATTGCACCCGCGGGTTAGCTCCAATACTGCCTCCTGTGATTAGACCGATCTGGCCAAATAATTGTGGCGTGTTAATAACAAGGATTGGTATTGCGATCGAGTTCGCCAAGCTCGCATTCTGCGAAGTTCTTGCATCAATAAATTGACTCATGAAATCTACCTCCTAGGGTTGGGATAAGGTAGTATATGCGAGATTTGAGATATGGCATGGACATACATTGACTTGCACAAAAAAGGGCATATTAGAAAGATACCAACAACAAAGTTACGCATTTGCTCTAACAGCTGATTGCAGACAGAAAAAAACCCTTGCTAGGCAAGGGTTTCAAGAGTATGGGCCCTACAGGACTCGAACCTGTGACCAATCGGTTATGAGCCGACCGCTCTAACCAACTGAGCTAAGGGCCCTAGACATAATGTATAACGTGCAGATGATGGCTGTAAATCATCCAAGTGAAACTAAATTGCGGGGGCAGGATTTGAACCTGCGGCCTTCGGGTTATGAGCCCGACGAGCTACCGGGCTGCTCCACCCCGCGTCAGTAAGAAATATTAAAACAGCGACTTAATTAATATACACTATTGTTACCCTATAAGTCAAGGGGTAATGTCAGGGAATAAATCGCACACCGTAACGACCCTTGCGTGATCGATAAACTTCCACTTCCGCCGGTTCATTATGACCATATATCCATCCATCCTGTTCCATACGCTTGGCCAGACATCCTGCCTGAAATTTGGTTGCATACAACTTGCTGAAATATACCCAGTGCATACCGCTCGTCCTTTCCGGAGTCGTCATTTATTCCTGCTTTTTGTAGAATACCCCATTTTCATAAAAATAGCCGCCAAAGATAAAATCTTCAGCGGCTATCCTTATAATAAAACTACTCAATCAACTCTCATTTCTCATTGAAACGTAGCTTTAGGATCCTTTTTCAATTTTTCCAGCATCTCGTTTCCTTTAGCTGCCCACTCACCAAGTGCTTCTTTTGGTGTCTTTTTGTTCTCGAGAACCTGATTGAAATATTCCATGCCTTTTTCGTTCACTTGCCATAGACCTGGGGATTTTTGATACATTTTATCCAGGTTGGTATTCGTTGGCGGAATCGGCTTCAAAGAATAGAAAGCTTGTATGTTGTAATCCAAGCCATCTTTAGGCTTGATGAAGCTCTTCCGGGACACCATCTCATAGCTGCTACGCGCCTTAATTTTAGCCCAATCTTCACTGTTCATGTACTTGATCAGTTCCCACGCATCATCCGGGTTCTGAGCCGCACTATTGATCGCCATGAGATTGCTCAGGTAGATGCTACCTCCAATTTCAGGAGCTTCCGGGTGAACTGGAGGTGTAACTACATCCCAATCCACTTTCGTAAAGTCTTTCATTTTATCTGCATTTTTATTGGCATCAATTAATTGATTAATATAGCTGTAATCGCCAATAGCCATGGCTGCCTTGCCGCTCAGGAACAGGTCACCCTGTATTGGATCATAACGTCCGCTAGGATTCTGATCCTGCGGTTCGTCTCCTTTAGGGATGACTTTGTCAATGGCAAGTTTGCTGATGGTACTCCACACTTTCTCCCATTGAGGAGAATCTACGGTCATCTTCTCTGCTTTGTCATCGAACGTCTTCAGTTGCAACGCGCTATAGTACTGCTGCATGGAGTAGTAAGGCGAACCACCCTGATATGTCGTGAAGGTGAAACCAAATACGTGATCTTTACCCTCGCCTTTTGTAAGTCGGGTACCCAGATTGAAGATATCGTCCCAAGTCATATTGTCCGTTGGCGGTTCCACGCCTGCTTTTTCAAACATGCCCTTGTTATAGAACAAAGCGGAAGAGGAGAACGTTGGTGTCAATGCATAAATGCTCTGATCCCCCAGATCTTTGATACCCTCCAGCACACTAGGAACAATGTCTGTCGTATCAAACTTGTCTTCTTGCATTAATGGATCCAGCTGTTTCACCAGATTCTCCTGAATTAATGATTTGACTGTAGAGGTATCTGCCACGATGACGTCAACCGGATTATCGCCAGTCATTATCTTCTTCAGACTTTCCATCGTATCCGGAACTTCCTGCTGTTCTTCGGTGTTGCCATACCCATACATGCTGCTCTGATCAACGGCAGCTACAATCTCAATGGTTACATTGGGATGGGTCAACTCAAAAGCATCGGTAAATTGTTGACGGAAATAACTGTCGTCTTGTCCTCCCCACATAGTAGCCACACGTAATACACGTTGCTCTGTATCCTTCGCCTCACTTGCCGTACATCCTGCAATCAGCGGCAATGCAAGCGTCGCAGTAGCCATGACAGCCAGCACACGTTTTCCCCACAACCTGTTCTTCATCTCCCAATTCCCCCTCATTAATTATCTTGGCGGTGTAATGACAATGCGTTCACCGTCAAATTCCAATGTAGCCCGGTTATCGATGGCTAAGGCCTCCAGATACTCTTTTGGCACCTGAAGCCGCCCAGCACGGTCAATAATGACAAATGCTTCATGAATGTCCGGCATACCCGTCTCGGATAAGCTATGCTCATCGTCCAAATTCGGGTTGCGCTTCACAAACTCGGTACTGGTCAAGCCGTCCCGGATCGCAACGATCCGGTCTACCTTGCCAGCTAACGTCAAGTCATGGGTAACGATGACAATCGTAACGCCGAGTTCCTTGTTCATTTTTCGGAAAATGCCCATGATTGTATCACATGTCTCGGAATCGACCGAACCCGTTGGTTCGTCTGCAAGCAGAATTTTGGGACGATTGGATAAGGAGATCGCAATCGCTACCCGTTGCTGCTCTCCTCCTGACAATTGATGCAATTTGTTATTCATCCGATCCTTAAGCCCTACCCATTCGAGCAATTGTTTTGCGTAAGCACGATCACGCTTGCCTCCCAGAATCATGGGCGTCTCCACATTTTCCAATGCAGTGAGATAAGGCAGCAAGTTACGACCGTTATTTTGCCAGATAAAACCTACCGTATGACGTTTGTATTCAACCAATTGGGCATCTGTCATCTTCAGCAAATCCCAGTCTCCCACAACAGCCGTACC of Paenibacillus sp. FSL R5-0517 contains these proteins:
- a CDS encoding extracellular solute-binding protein, yielding MKNRLWGKRVLAVMATATLALPLIAGCTASEAKDTEQRVLRVATMWGGQDDSYFRQQFTDAFELTHPNVTIEIVAAVDQSSMYGYGNTEEQQEVPDTMESLKKIMTGDNPVDVIVADTSTVKSLIQENLVKQLDPLMQEDKFDTTDIVPSVLEGIKDLGDQSIYALTPTFSSSALFYNKGMFEKAGVEPPTDNMTWDDIFNLGTRLTKGEGKDHVFGFTFTTYQGGSPYYSMQQYYSALQLKTFDDKAEKMTVDSPQWEKVWSTISKLAIDKVIPKGDEPQDQNPSGRYDPIQGDLFLSGKAAMAIGDYSYINQLIDANKNADKMKDFTKVDWDVVTPPVHPEAPEIGGSIYLSNLMAINSAAQNPDDAWELIKYMNSEDWAKIKARSSYEMVSRKSFIKPKDGLDYNIQAFYSLKPIPPTNTNLDKMYQKSPGLWQVNEKGMEYFNQVLENKKTPKEALGEWAAKGNEMLEKLKKDPKATFQ
- a CDS encoding ABC transporter ATP-binding protein encodes the protein MIQCEGLVKIFKSSDVEVVALQGLNLTVNQGEMMAIIGNSGSGKSTLLNILGGLDRPTAGTAVVGDWDLLKMTDAQLVEYKRHTVGFIWQNNGRNLLPYLTALENVETPMILGGKRDRAYAKQLLEWVGLKDRMNNKLHQLSGGEQQRVAIAISLSNRPKILLADEPTGSVDSETCDTIMGIFRKMNKELGVTIVIVTHDLTLAGKVDRIVAIRDGLTSTEFVKRNPNLDDEHSLSETGMPDIHEAFVIIDRAGRLQVPKEYLEALAIDNRATLEFDGERIVITPPR